atttatcaCTCGTTTTCTTAcgtaatatattatatagacATCATACACATAATGTCCTTATAATTTTCAGTGTTACAAGGAACCATGGCCTACTTGGATAAATCGGTGGTAAATAACCAAGTCCATGGATCgtttattgattatttgtcaatgcaaataaaaatgtcCACTAACTGTGTCATCCTTGACTAGATTTAcagtcaaatttattatttatttttttgtcctcttaaaattcatttactatcatcattattatcgagtatgaaaaacaaatatatttttttattttattatatcgattattatttcattattacgGTAACTACTTGCCggttattgttataaaaatatttatatatgtatttatttgacgattaaatatttaaaatcgatttccATAttacggatttttttttattcatgaccttcaatttttattcacacttattaatttcattttattaattaataattaattcgtctgcttatttatttacttaatttttttttaaaaaacctttaaaaaattaagtcattaatttttttttaattttataattaatttttttttttttaaatttatttattaattatctacacattaaacaatttcaaattttaaatttacgcggGAATTAtcataagttaaaaatttgaaaaatgaggCCGCCACTTGACTGATTAATTTTCCCGcccgttttaaaaatttcatattttactaaataattattaataattaataaatataattattatttacattaatttatcttaattagtaaattaattaaccaaaaattaatttataaatccaatattaatttatttttcaatttaaaaattttaacttgcGGCTAACttcagattatttaaatgtttgtaAACATCCGTAAGTTTCTAAGGTTTTTATCAGCGTCAagcaaatttttaatgttttaacagttttaattagataattaaagttaaataatgtCAATTAAACCACTTGATAAGAatacagttaaaaaattaacaacatCACAAGTAATAACGTCAGTTTTTGGTGTCGTCAAAGAACTCGTTGAAAATTCTCTTGATGCCGGTGCTAATAATATTGAAGTTTATCTTGTAAGtacatttaattacttaattaattcattgataattaattaataatttaattatttaagaaaaataaaggaCTGTCATCAATTGAAGTAAAAGATAATGGAGGCGGCATATCATCAACAAGCTCAGCATTTATGGCACTCCAGGGTTATACATCTAAATTATCAAACTTCAGTGATCTAGGTAACAAATAAATACTATTAGTAATTACTGctgataattattgataatgaattaattattaacgatTAATTGCCTTAGAATCATTAACGACATACGGATTTCGTGGCGAAGCGCTCAGTTCTATTTGTAAAGTGTCAAAAGTTCAAGTAATGACAAGAACAATTGAAGATGATGCTGCTAGATGTTATACTTTGGATCACAATGGAGTTGTCACTGTTGCCCAACATTGCCATCGTTCTTtaggtatttaaatttattgattttttaaatttatacttgacATTTACACGAGTGTgaagtagcagacatcagataattcaaaaattatttaccctatttatttattgttttaaatttatctctgctacattcatactcgtgACGTTtactagtaaaatttttaattatttaatttcaggTACGACAGTAAGAgccgaaaatttatttttcaatattccgGTACGGAGACAAGTCATAACTGATCCTAAGACTGCTAACAAAgatattaaaacaattaaaaaatggctACTGGACTACAGTATTTGTTGTCCGGAAGTATCGATGACTTTTACGGttgattctaaaaatattttaatgaaacatGGGAAgacaaattataaagaatgtttgattgaaatatttggcaggaaatttgtttcaaattaCGAATTCATGACTTACAGTgatgataaaatgaaaattgagcTGACGGTACCAAAAAAAGAATTGTTGGAGGTATCGGAAGTATGTAGTTCTGATAATTGTCATGTGTTTATAAACAAACGCCCGGTTTTTTATGAAGAGTTTGAGAAACCGATTGTCAAAATAAtgtctgattattttaaagacAAAATAGCTAAAGGGAAAATGTGTTTTTTTCTCGGCATTTGTGTGTCGCCATCTGAAATCGATGTCAATTTAGAGCCCAACAAAGTTAAAGTACTGATGATCAACCAAACTGGTATTTTGGATGTCATTAAAAAgctaatgattaattattacggccttgaaaaagaagaagaagaagaagtaaATGATGAAGATAAActtcaaaattcaaatgatttaACTTCACCCGCTTATTTTGATTCTACTTTCAATGACAGCGAAACGGAAGAAGAAATCAGTAATAAGAAACGGAAgctgacgaaaaaaaattctaaaaattcattgaagAAAAGTAAATTAACTTCTGATGAGgacaaagaaaataatttgggACATAAAATTGTCAAGGAAGTCGAAGGGCAGGTAATTAGTGTAGAAAAAGTCATTGATAGAGATAATGAAGTTGCTAATGAGAGAGTAATTACTGTGAGTAATGAAGAAATAGCAATGGAAGAAGATACTTTGAGCCAAATACCAGTTATTGATATCGGTGAGGATTTTTGTATGCAAGAAATAGATGAAAAGCCATCGCTAAGTCTTGAAAAAATAGAACTGTtggaaaaaagaataaaaaatatatctagtgataatttaaatacaccCAAGACACCTGATACATTTATTGTACCTGATTCAATTGATAATACTCcggaaatcaataaaattacaccTGATTCAACTGATAATGTATCagatatatttagtaatatacctgattcaaatgaaaatacaCCTGATACATCTAGTAAACCTCAATATACTTTATCGCAATGGAGTAAAGGTCAATTACCAATACaggtatttattaattaatgaatggAAACTAAGGACttctttgtaaaatttaaataaaattgacaggCAAGGGAGGGAATTTTTAActggataatttataaatttaaatatttaaattaattttagggCGGCACAAACGTACAAGTTGGTAGACCGAGTCCTATCAGTACAACAAATAAAAGCCAAAGTAAAGCAGAGACAGTAGACAGCgggtttcaaattttttgccGGGCAAATACTGCACAgagtttgttaatttttttttaattattattattgatgaattattgatgattagtgattttgatgaatttattttagtacgGCATGAGAATCCGGTACTGAATCCAGTAGAAATGGCTGCTAAGTTGGCTGAGAAATGGAGACTCCTGAGTCCTGGTGAACGGCAACACTACCGTGAGCTCGGTCGCGGTCATAATTTCACTTTGGACACGAGTATCGGTAACCGGAGTCAGAAAAAAAGGTCACAGGTCTCGGAGAAGGAGAAGGAAGATAATAAGAGCAGGCTGATGAAGATGTTGAAGCAAAAATTGGGACAAAGACCTGGGAAAAAAAGGGATGAAGAGAATGAGGAAAGTGGGAGTAACAAGGATTTGAAGTTAGCGACGGTGTTACCTTTTGAAATCAGTATCGATACAGTGAGAGATTGTAATGCAGATAGAAATCGATTGAGtattgagaataattattatattatcggTAAAGTAAATGATGATATTTATTTGGCTAAAACAAATACACAGATTTGgggatttaatttgaataaatttttcgatgatttgaatttaaatgaagaTGAGCGTCAAGCTAAtaaggtaattaaattaaatttttatttttattcttacatttaaatttttaattactcttaCAATCTTAATTAAGTtgtcaataaatcaataataatttttttttttagggaaatttaaaaaagattgaaaaatatttcaaacaatGGATCGAAGAGAAAGAAGATCCGAGTATTTTAAACCATATTTATGATTTACAAAATATGGATgtctcttaaaaattttagtatcacattttaaatatttaaaaatttgtaattataaaatatatttattttaattaataaaccagaagttttgaaatttttaaataaatgatttaaatcttcccgccattttttaaatttcttcctTATCGAGAATCGagtcgataataaaaaaaaaataactgatgTACAGTTTCTGCTGTTCCATAACCATCAAGATCAATTCCTCCATAAATTAGTGttgagttgaataaaaaagtttaataaataaaataaaaaaatggctgcGTGGAGACAAGCTGGATTAAagtaagaatttatttaaataatcctcaagctctttaattaattaaataaataattaacccg
This genomic window from Microplitis demolitor isolate Queensland-Clemson2020A chromosome 6, iyMicDemo2.1a, whole genome shotgun sequence contains:
- the LOC103575731 gene encoding PMS1 protein homolog 1 isoform X1, giving the protein MSIKPLDKNTVKKLTTSQVITSVFGVVKELVENSLDAGANNIEVYLKNKGLSSIEVKDNGGGISSTSSAFMALQGYTSKLSNFSDLESLTTYGFRGEALSSICKVSKVQVMTRTIEDDAARCYTLDHNGVVTVAQHCHRSLGTTVRAENLFFNIPVRRQVITDPKTANKDIKTIKKWLLDYSICCPEVSMTFTVDSKNILMKHGKTNYKECLIEIFGRKFVSNYEFMTYSDDKMKIELTVPKKELLEVSEVCSSDNCHVFINKRPVFYEEFEKPIVKIMSDYFKDKIAKGKMCFFLGICVSPSEIDVNLEPNKVKVLMINQTGILDVIKKLMINYYGLEKEEEEEVNDEDKLQNSNDLTSPAYFDSTFNDSETEEEISNKKRKLTKKNSKNSLKKSKLTSDEDKENNLGHKIVKEVEGQVISVEKVIDRDNEVANERVITVSNEEIAMEEDTLSQIPVIDIGEDFCMQEIDEKPSLSLEKIELLEKRIKNISSDNLNTPKTPDTFIVPDSIDNTPEINKITPDSTDNVSDIFSNIPDSNENTPDTSSKPQYTLSQWSKGQLPIQGGTNVQVGRPSPISTTNKSQSKAETVDSGFQIFCRANTAQIRHENPVLNPVEMAAKLAEKWRLLSPGERQHYRELGRGHNFTLDTSIGNRSQKKRSQVSEKEKEDNKSRLMKMLKQKLGQRPGKKRDEENEESGSNKDLKLATVLPFEISIDTVRDCNADRNRLSIENNYYIIGKVNDDIYLAKTNTQIWGFNLNKFFDDLNLNEDERQANKGNLKKIEKYFKQWIEEKEDPSILNHIYDLQNMDVS
- the LOC103575731 gene encoding PMS1 protein homolog 1 isoform X2 — protein: MALQGYTSKLSNFSDLESLTTYGFRGEALSSICKVSKVQVMTRTIEDDAARCYTLDHNGVVTVAQHCHRSLGTTVRAENLFFNIPVRRQVITDPKTANKDIKTIKKWLLDYSICCPEVSMTFTVDSKNILMKHGKTNYKECLIEIFGRKFVSNYEFMTYSDDKMKIELTVPKKELLEVSEVCSSDNCHVFINKRPVFYEEFEKPIVKIMSDYFKDKIAKGKMCFFLGICVSPSEIDVNLEPNKVKVLMINQTGILDVIKKLMINYYGLEKEEEEEVNDEDKLQNSNDLTSPAYFDSTFNDSETEEEISNKKRKLTKKNSKNSLKKSKLTSDEDKENNLGHKIVKEVEGQVISVEKVIDRDNEVANERVITVSNEEIAMEEDTLSQIPVIDIGEDFCMQEIDEKPSLSLEKIELLEKRIKNISSDNLNTPKTPDTFIVPDSIDNTPEINKITPDSTDNVSDIFSNIPDSNENTPDTSSKPQYTLSQWSKGQLPIQGGTNVQVGRPSPISTTNKSQSKAETVDSGFQIFCRANTAQIRHENPVLNPVEMAAKLAEKWRLLSPGERQHYRELGRGHNFTLDTSIGNRSQKKRSQVSEKEKEDNKSRLMKMLKQKLGQRPGKKRDEENEESGSNKDLKLATVLPFEISIDTVRDCNADRNRLSIENNYYIIGKVNDDIYLAKTNTQIWGFNLNKFFDDLNLNEDERQANKGNLKKIEKYFKQWIEEKEDPSILNHIYDLQNMDVS